Proteins encoded within one genomic window of Geotalea daltonii FRC-32:
- a CDS encoding hydrogenase iron-sulfur subunit: protein MAAGFEDKPRVVGFLCTWUAYGAADLAGVSRLQYTTETKIIRVMCTGRVDLAFVIRAFSKGADGVFIGGCWPGECHYVTEGNFDVLKNVHIAKKLLEQIGINPDRLRLEWISASEGMRYAEVMNDFGKKLKEMGPLGKGEGIEESVLKLKLEAVTKLVPYIKLVERERLRQRFDTEEAYSRFFASDELNRLFAELVGNKLAVSQITLLLQDKPLSTGEIAQALGLNASEVSRHLKTSTMHGLIRFDEGLKRYALAQV from the coding sequence ATGGCTGCCGGATTTGAAGATAAACCCAGAGTTGTCGGCTTTCTTTGCACTTGGTGAGCGTACGGCGCTGCCGACCTGGCTGGAGTTTCCAGACTGCAATATACAACTGAAACAAAGATTATCCGTGTAATGTGCACCGGCAGAGTCGACCTGGCCTTCGTGATCCGGGCTTTCTCCAAGGGAGCGGATGGGGTATTTATCGGTGGGTGCTGGCCTGGTGAGTGTCATTATGTCACCGAAGGAAACTTCGATGTATTGAAGAATGTACATATCGCCAAGAAGCTTTTGGAACAGATCGGGATCAATCCCGACCGGCTGAGGCTTGAATGGATTTCTGCCTCGGAGGGGATGCGTTATGCCGAGGTGATGAATGATTTCGGCAAAAAGCTGAAGGAAATGGGACCACTGGGCAAGGGGGAAGGAATAGAGGAAAGTGTCCTGAAGCTCAAGCTGGAAGCCGTCACCAAACTTGTTCCCTACATAAAGCTGGTGGAACGGGAACGGCTGCGGCAGCGGTTTGATACGGAGGAAGCGTACAGCCGGTTTTTTGCCAGTGATGAACTGAATAGGCTCTTTGCCGAGCTGGTGGGTAATAAGCTGGCGGTAAGTCAGATCACCCTGTTGCTGCAGGATAAGCCGCTTTCTACCGGCGAAATCGCCCAGGCTCTCGGTCTCAACGCATCTGAAGTGTCACGGCACCTGAAGACCTCCACCATGCACGGGTTGATAAGGTTCGACGAAGGGCTGAAGCGCTACGCCCTGGCTCAAGTGTAA
- a CDS encoding FAD-dependent oxidoreductase, which yields MNTEDRNIGDVLIVGGGISGIQASLDLANSGFRVFLVDKSPALGGKMSQLDKTFPTNDCSMCIESPKFIECARNPNIEIITYTEVDRVEGEAGDFKVTLTKKPRYISEEKCTGCNICVDYCPVKISDPFNQHLSENKAVHIYFSQAVPLVTYVDPETCLYLKEGKCQICVGACKTNAIDLHQKPETMVLEVGAIILSPGYETFNPKLRGDFGYGQMKNVVTSLDFERILCATGPYEGEILRPSDGKHPHKIAWIQCVGSRQVTPGGNNYCSAVCCAYSQKQVILAKDHDADLQATIFHNDVRAYGKDFERFHQRAERLSDVRFIRSYVTVGREIESSKNVTIRYSTLDDGVKEEEFDMVVLSVGLNPPKDVEMLAQKIGIELSDQKFCKNNPYNPIETSRKGVFVSGAFQGPLDIPESVVTASGAGALCGQLLSYRRHRLERERVYPPEKDVSKEELKIGVVVCYCGANIGRVVDIPAVIEYAATLPNVSWAGENLFACSTENAKQISDAIVEKGLNRVVLAACTPRTHEPLFRDTCREAGLNQYFFEFANIREHCSWVHSREKESATQKAKEIVRMSVARAAHLEPLQEFQLPVDHTGLVVGGGVAGMTAALNMAEQGFEVYLIEKDDDLGGMARRLHYTLEGLDVQSYLKELVKKVYRHPQIHVWTDATITEVTGYVGNFNTKVVSEGRTREVKHGVAVIATGAQEYKPTEYLYGTSDRVLTQLELEGEIVDKTDKVTGAQSVVMIQCVGCRQADRNYCSRVCCSQAIKNAHKLKEINPEMEIQILFRDMRTYGLKETYYREASEKNVKFIRYEADTKPVVEAAGNGFKVTVPDPVLGQMMELEADLVVLAAAVIPSPSSADAGKFFKVSNNPDGFFQEAHVKLRPVDFAADGVFLAGTAHYPKHLTETISQAYGAAGRAVGILSRETVTASGAVCDVTESDCVSCGACITACKYGAISFHDTPQGKKARVEPILCKGDGLCNAKCPTGAIYLKHYTDDEIFAQIDAALPAHQEDHL from the coding sequence ATGAATACTGAAGACAGAAATATTGGCGATGTACTGATTGTCGGTGGAGGGATCAGCGGTATCCAAGCCTCGCTGGATCTGGCCAATTCAGGGTTCCGGGTTTTTCTGGTCGACAAATCGCCGGCCCTTGGGGGAAAGATGTCCCAGCTGGACAAGACCTTCCCCACCAACGACTGTTCCATGTGCATCGAGTCTCCAAAGTTCATCGAATGCGCCAGGAACCCGAACATCGAGATCATAACCTACACTGAAGTGGACCGGGTCGAAGGTGAGGCCGGCGACTTCAAGGTGACCCTGACCAAGAAGCCCCGCTATATCTCGGAAGAGAAATGCACCGGCTGCAACATCTGCGTCGACTACTGCCCGGTGAAGATTTCCGACCCGTTCAACCAGCACCTGTCAGAAAACAAGGCCGTGCATATCTACTTCTCCCAAGCAGTGCCCCTGGTCACATACGTTGACCCGGAAACCTGCTTATATCTCAAGGAAGGGAAGTGTCAGATCTGCGTTGGCGCCTGTAAGACGAATGCCATTGATCTCCATCAGAAACCGGAGACCATGGTGCTTGAAGTGGGGGCAATCATTCTTTCCCCCGGCTACGAAACCTTCAATCCCAAGCTGCGTGGAGACTTCGGCTATGGGCAGATGAAGAACGTGGTCACCAGCCTCGATTTCGAGCGCATCCTCTGCGCCACCGGTCCCTATGAGGGGGAGATCCTGCGCCCTTCGGACGGCAAGCACCCCCACAAGATCGCCTGGATCCAGTGCGTCGGCTCCCGCCAGGTAACCCCAGGCGGCAACAACTACTGCTCGGCGGTCTGCTGCGCCTACAGCCAAAAACAGGTGATCCTGGCCAAGGACCACGACGCCGACCTGCAGGCGACCATCTTTCATAACGACGTCCGCGCCTACGGCAAGGACTTCGAGCGTTTCCATCAGCGGGCGGAGCGGCTGTCTGACGTGCGCTTCATCCGCAGCTACGTGACGGTGGGACGGGAGATCGAGAGCAGCAAAAACGTCACCATCCGCTATTCCACCCTGGATGATGGGGTGAAAGAAGAGGAATTCGATATGGTCGTCCTCTCGGTGGGGCTCAATCCGCCCAAGGACGTGGAGATGCTGGCCCAGAAAATTGGAATCGAGCTCAGCGACCAAAAGTTTTGTAAAAATAACCCCTACAACCCCATCGAGACTTCACGCAAGGGGGTCTTCGTCAGCGGCGCTTTCCAGGGACCGCTGGACATACCGGAATCGGTCGTCACCGCCAGCGGTGCGGGTGCCCTCTGCGGACAACTCCTCTCCTACCGGCGCCACAGGTTGGAGCGGGAGAGGGTCTATCCGCCGGAGAAGGATGTCTCCAAAGAGGAACTGAAGATCGGGGTTGTCGTCTGTTACTGCGGCGCCAACATCGGCAGGGTCGTTGATATCCCAGCCGTCATTGAATACGCGGCCACATTGCCCAACGTTTCCTGGGCCGGTGAGAACCTCTTCGCCTGTTCCACGGAAAACGCCAAGCAGATTTCCGACGCTATCGTCGAGAAGGGGCTGAACAGGGTGGTGCTTGCGGCCTGTACACCCAGGACCCACGAGCCGCTCTTCCGGGATACCTGCCGTGAGGCGGGACTGAACCAGTACTTCTTTGAATTTGCCAATATCCGCGAGCACTGCTCCTGGGTCCACTCACGGGAAAAGGAGAGCGCCACCCAGAAGGCAAAAGAGATCGTCCGGATGTCGGTGGCCAGGGCCGCCCATCTGGAGCCGCTCCAGGAGTTCCAGCTGCCGGTGGATCACACCGGGCTCGTTGTCGGCGGCGGGGTAGCCGGCATGACCGCGGCGCTGAATATGGCAGAGCAGGGCTTCGAGGTTTATCTCATCGAAAAGGATGATGATCTGGGAGGGATGGCGCGCAGGCTCCACTATACCCTGGAGGGGCTGGACGTCCAGTCCTACCTGAAGGAACTGGTGAAGAAGGTCTACCGGCACCCGCAGATCCATGTCTGGACCGATGCCACCATCACCGAGGTTACCGGCTACGTGGGTAATTTCAACACCAAGGTTGTTTCCGAAGGGCGGACCAGGGAAGTGAAGCACGGGGTGGCGGTGATCGCCACCGGCGCCCAGGAATACAAACCGACCGAATACTTGTATGGCACCAGCGACCGGGTCCTGACCCAGCTGGAACTGGAAGGGGAGATCGTCGACAAGACAGACAAGGTGACCGGCGCCCAGAGCGTGGTGATGATCCAGTGCGTGGGTTGCCGCCAGGCGGACAGGAACTACTGCAGCCGCGTCTGCTGCAGCCAGGCCATCAAGAATGCCCACAAGCTGAAGGAGATCAATCCGGAGATGGAGATCCAGATCCTCTTCCGGGATATGCGCACCTACGGACTCAAGGAGACCTACTACCGCGAGGCTTCGGAGAAGAACGTCAAGTTCATCCGCTATGAGGCCGATACCAAGCCGGTGGTGGAAGCTGCCGGAAATGGGTTCAAAGTGACGGTGCCCGATCCGGTCCTGGGGCAGATGATGGAGCTTGAAGCGGACCTGGTGGTCCTGGCTGCAGCGGTCATTCCTTCCCCATCCAGCGCCGATGCCGGGAAATTCTTCAAAGTCTCTAACAACCCGGACGGTTTCTTCCAGGAGGCCCACGTGAAGCTCAGACCGGTGGATTTTGCCGCCGACGGGGTCTTCCTGGCAGGTACGGCCCATTATCCCAAGCATCTCACGGAGACCATCAGCCAGGCATACGGCGCTGCCGGACGGGCCGTGGGGATCCTCTCCCGTGAGACCGTCACCGCTTCCGGGGCCGTCTGCGATGTGACCGAGAGCGATTGCGTATCCTGCGGGGCCTGTATCACCGCCTGTAAATATGGCGCCATATCGTTCCACGATACACCGCAAGGGAAAAAGGCCAGGGTTGAGCCGATCCTCTGCAAAGGAGATGGCCTCTGCAATGCCAAGTGCCCGACCGGAGCCATTTATTTGAAGCACTACACCGATGACGAAATTTTTGCCCAGATCGATGCGGCCCTTCCGGCCCATCAGGAAGACCATTTATGA
- a CDS encoding complex I 24 kDa subunit family protein, producing the protein MDIAKIDQIIDKHNGEESSLIQILLDIQSEHHWLPKEALNRVAEKLQVPMSRIQHIATFYKAFSLVPKGRHEVHVCMGTACHVRGAQRVLDTVQDATGIKPGETDAELKFSLETVNCLGCCALGPVMEVDGKHHGNIAPSQIASVLNNCD; encoded by the coding sequence ATGGATATCGCCAAAATAGATCAGATCATTGACAAGCACAACGGTGAGGAGAGTTCCCTGATCCAGATCCTGCTGGATATTCAGAGCGAACATCACTGGCTCCCCAAGGAGGCGCTCAACCGGGTAGCCGAGAAGCTGCAGGTTCCCATGAGCCGCATCCAGCACATAGCCACATTTTACAAAGCCTTCAGCCTGGTACCCAAGGGGCGCCATGAGGTTCATGTCTGCATGGGCACCGCCTGTCATGTTCGAGGCGCCCAGCGTGTCCTGGATACGGTTCAGGACGCGACCGGCATCAAACCGGGGGAAACCGACGCAGAACTGAAGTTCAGCCTGGAGACAGTCAACTGCCTCGGCTGCTGCGCCTTGGGCCCGGTAATGGAAGTGGACGGCAAGCACCATGGCAATATCGCACCGTCCCAGATCGCATCCGTGTTGAATAACTGTGATTAA